The DNA region AATCAAAACTTATCGAGCTTTTTATCCGGCATTAATTTGGAACCACATTCCTGAACCTGCTTGACCTTAATTATAATTTCAACAAAAAGATCACAATACATCTTTGGCTAAAGTTTGAGGTATGTAGATACTAATTGGCACACAAGCAGCCTCTTTGTGTTAATAAACTTCATCTTACTTATTTTTTATGAGTGATCAAACTGAATGCCCAGAGGTCATTGTTCTATTGTTTCTGAGCGTAAGGTATACAAGCTCGCACGGAAACTATGGCTCATAAACACTGGGACAAATTATTTGGCAACTTACTAGTAAAAGCAAGGCACAATAGAATCCTAAAAGCAAAAGGaataattaaaacaaataagGTACCAATGGAAGTTTGATGGAAATGTTGCCACATTTATCACACTGCAAACCATGTGGCAGACTCCTCCATCTACTACCTATGGAAGGATGCTTTACAAGCCTCCAACCTCGGCCCTGGAAAGTTCATGAGAAGTATCAGATTTCCCTTTCTCAATCATTTACAGTTGCAAACTTCGTCAAGGGCAATCTTAAAGTGGCAATCGCCCACTCACAACAGCTGCTATTAAATAAGAGCAAAGGTGCATTACAAGTTAGTCAGCTAACTAGAACATACATTTTCAAGACTGCACACGGTTAATTTCACCAATCatagtgaaaaataaataaatcgtGACCTCTAATAATGAGGCATGATAACACAGCAATGGAGTCATGTAGCACACTTAAAGTAAAATAATTGACACCATGAGGAGTATCATTTAGAAAACTCCACTCCAGAATGGAGACTTCATTCATATTATATCTTGATTTAATTGTAGCTGCTTGCACATAGTTTGATCACAATACTATAATGTTCAGCATCAATCATGACAACCATAGCCAAGGACTATCCGCACAGTAGTACAGTGTTAAGCATCAATATAAGCTAATGAAAAGCTAAAAACACAAAGGTATTTTTGTGTGAAGAACATAAATAGTTTCAGACAGGGTTGCAAAATTTCATATATCTTGGCATGTCTGCAGTACAAAAATTCCCCACTAAGTAACTCTTTCACAATTAATACTACACATGAAGTACTCCAATGCCTCACATCGTTATGAGATTTCCCAACTTACAATGATATCAAGACAAAAACAAGCATATGACAAATGTCACCGAGAAAGTAACTACAATAGCTATCTGGAAGTAACAGCTTGGGAAACCAAATTCCTCAATTCAGCTAAATGTTCATCAGTTGAGATGTTCAATGTAAGCCTTAGGTTAGTCAACAAGGCCTCTTGCTCCCAGCTAATTGACCCACAAGTATATAAGGCCAACATCGTTGCACGGTAAGCATGCAACTCCAGCAAATGGGTTTCTTGCCTCGATCCATCATTATCGTATTCTGATGTTTCTCTTTCAGATATAGAAGCTTCAGCATCATCAGTTCTACTACAAATATCTCCACTTTGGTAGGCCAAATTATAGTACTGTGATCTATGGGGGCTACTGTTAGGACTAGAACTACCAACAGAGGATGAGATACTCTCAGTGTCACTAAGATCTGCACTTGTTCTAGTACCCCGTTTATAACTAGCATCGGCATTTATCCCAGACAAGTTGGTTTTAACATTACCATTTGTTTTCATATTTAAGGaagcatgcatgtatttttcacCCAGCATAAAGCATGGGGAATCAACAGCATCTACCTTTTCAGCCAAACGGAGAGAACCTCTATCAACCACCTTCGAGCGTCTTCCATCTCTATGTGGTGTCAGCAATCTCTTAGTGATTTCACTGCACTGAGGAGGATGTGTTGATATAGCAGACAATTTTCTCTTCATGCCTCTAGACATATTACCCTCGAAAGCATTCTGATCCATTGCACAATGCAATTGCTGGTTGCCCAACTTGTAACCGAAACTTCCATCTTTTGGTCGACCTCTGAATGAACCATCCAAGCATCTTGCAGAATACTGAAAATGATTGAAAAAGAGAACTCATTAGGGTGTTCCCGTTAACTTTCGAAATAAAATTTGTCTGCTCATTGGTAAACATCAAAGTATCTCAAAGTTTCAGCAATATATTTATTGAACATACAACAGTAAGAGCATGAGACCTGTTTGGTCTAACTACTTATTTTGATCACCTCATACCTTAatacacacacgcacacatacacacatcaTTGGTAAACATCCAAGTATCTCAAAGTTTCAGCAATATATTTATTGAACATACAACAGTAAGAGCATGAGACCTGTTTGATCTAACTACTTATTTTGATCACCTTAtacctttatatatatatacatatcagaATTTGAAGGAATGAAGCATTACCTTCTGAGTCACGATCCATTTGTCCTCTTGCCACAGCATCCTCAATCGAAGATCTGATCCATGCGCCCTCAACTCCAGTGAGGACCCGAGGAGCCTGACAAGATAGTGATTCTTGCCAAGCACTCTCACAACCTCAGCAACCTTCCACGAGTAGCTGTCAAAGGCCTCAAGGATACTACCCACAGTCCAGCATACTGGATCATCCGAAGGAGGGGGGCAAGGTCTCATCAACCTTCTTGGCACACGTTCAACAGCTACGCTAGAGTCAACAGGACTTTGATGATATCTCACAAGGTAGCCGTGTCCATTGCCGGAGACGATCTCAGCAGGCCTCCAAGAACCAAGGggcacctccgcctcctgcAATACTTCCACCTTGCTCCCCTTGAAGAATCTCATCGGGTCGTTTTGCTTCCAGAACTCTGTTGTTAGGAACAGAAATCAAATGTATCAGTAATCGAACACATTAGATCAACAAGAATCAAAATGCAGATAACATTAGAGTAATAGGAGTAAAAAATCATGAGATTTCAACTTCTACAAGAGCATATgtggattatagggaaataaaTCGCATCCTAGACTGAAACATTGCAAAAGTCACAACAGATTGGTAGAAAATAAAATCTAACAGATACACTACGAAAAGGCAGTGGTGAGTTAATACGCATTGTTGAGTCCTTGACTACTACTAACCAATTTCATTGATTAGGAATTCGAGGTAATCAAGTGAAGGAACCATTACAACACAGGCATAACAGCGTGTCGATCTGTTACAACAACAGAGAACAAATTCGTAGCGAATCACTTGGGGTTTTCCTAACAAAACAAGAACTAGCATATCTAAACAAGCAAATTGTACCAAAAGCCTAACAACTAGACACCGATAAATCGAATAAAGGAAGAAACAACACGAGAAAAATACTCTTCAAACAACAAAAACTGAGAATGGCGGACAGCCCAAGACACTTCAAGAAATTTCCGCCCCAGTTTCCAAATGTCAAGAGCAACAATCCACCGCAGATTACGAACTCCGCACACGCGATTCCCAAGAAACGCCAAACAGAACACGaatagactgaaaaggaaaaacatcaAACTCTGCACACCAAAACCGCAGAACGATCTACGTATCAAACACATCGAGTACCAACCAAGCAAGACCATTTGGTCCGGGTAATAATCAACGCTATTCGCCACCCAAAATCTCCAATCGTTGTATCGTTCCCTTTGGCACCGACTCCCGCACAAAACAAGTCAAAAacaccaccaaaaaaaaaactcgggaAAAAATTACAGAGAACCGGAACGAGCACGAACCTCGCGATCCCGTCGACGGCGGAGAGAATCCACGAAGAAACAATAGGAAAAAAATCCTCGGCGTCTGCGGCTCCGCGGCGGGATCCTCGATCCCTACGCGGCGGAGATTGGACGAGCGAAGAAATTAGGGCGAATTCGGGAGGCGGAAATAAGAAATTCGGTTGAAATATTTTTGTTAATAAATTCGGGGGTGCGGCTGCAGCAGTTATATACAGGGGGAGGAGATGGGTTGCGTTGCGTGGTTGCGCTTCCGAGTCCAAGGCGACAAGTGTCAGTCGCATCACAGCCGTTGGATTGAAACGGCCCGGACTCTCGTTTAGGCCACCGCCAACGCATCGCTCATGGGCCGTCCGATCCGGATCTGGCGGTGGACACTGGATGTGTTTCTTGGTGGTCATCCCGGCGTCATGGGTTgtcggttttttttttcttttttgaatgcTCAGCTTGTTTATCCATTTTAAGGCTCAGCACGATGGGCGATGTGATGTAaacccccctctctctctatatatatatatagagagaggatTAACTATGAGGTATGAGTGTGGTGTGTAGTTAGTAAGGTTCAAAATATAAGGTTAACTATGATCGTTAGACTACTCATCGATTGGCCGTTAACAGTTATGTTTATTAGATGCAACAGCTGGTAGTCTTTTCTAATTCATAAGGAGATAAAAAAAGAAGGTAAAAGTTAATTAGGTTCATAAATCGAATTGCTCgccaaaaaaatttgaattctagccaaaacaaagaaaaacttagttTCTTAGATAATTCTAGTTATTAGGATTTCAATTCTATGTGTCAAAGTCATGTTCAACTTGGCTATATTTGTATTAAAAAAGAATAATTTTGCACTCAGTTACATATCTTGTTTAGAAAATTGATGTAATCATAAAAAAGTAATTGAAAATTGAGTTGTTTAAGGAGCCTACTAAGGTGGGTTGGCTAGCATCATGTATAGTGGGCTAGCCAACCAGGTTCGATTTCTCTTTTCTATAAAATTATTAGAATGGACGTTTCTCccttttgatctttttttttttcaaaagtgaTCATTCCAAAAAAAAACCTAGATCATTTCtaacaatgattttttttttgcaaataatGGTTGGCGGTGAATTTTCTGTCACATTTTTAGTGCTAGTGATATCCTTTTCTCCCATAACCCTCTCTGAAGTGcttagtttaatttttttcgAAGTGAGCGCACCCAATAAAACGTGTGATTGAATGTTTGGTGCATCTTGGTAAACTCATAGTACATGTCTCAATAAAAAAGTTGTGAATGTAAGACAAGTACTTaatatttgaaaatgtttttgTTCTTGAATGTTCCTTTTGCAGGCAAAATCATA from Phragmites australis chromosome 8, lpPhrAust1.1, whole genome shotgun sequence includes:
- the LOC133926973 gene encoding uncharacterized protein LOC133926973 isoform X2, which encodes MRFFKGSKVEVLQEAEVPLGSWRPAEIVSGNGHGYLVRYHQSPVDSSVAVERVPRRLMRPCPPPSDDPVCWTVGSILEAFDSYSWKVAEVVRVLGKNHYLVRLLGSSLELRAHGSDLRLRMLWQEDKWIVTQKYSARCLDGSFRGRPKDGSFGYKLGNQQLHCAMDQNAFEGNMSRGMKRKLSAISTHPPQCSEITKRLLTPHRDGRRSKVVDRGSLRLAEKGRGWRLVKHPSIGSRWRSLPHGLQCDKCGNISIKLPLIRPVPLTCKCCALELLVMDPFSRMKA
- the LOC133926973 gene encoding uncharacterized protein LOC133926973 isoform X5, yielding MRFFKGSKVEVLQEAEVPLGSWRPAEIVSGNGHGYLVRYHQSPVDSSVAVERVPRRLMRPCPPPSDDPVCWTVGSILEAFDSYSWKVAEVVRVLGKNHYLVRLLGSSLELRAHGSDLRLRMLWQEDKWIVTQKYSARCLDGSFRGRPKDGSFGYKLGNQQLHCAMDQNAFEGNMSRGMKRKLSAISTHPPQCSEITKRLLTPHRDGRRSKVVDRGSLRLAEKQLL
- the LOC133926973 gene encoding uncharacterized protein LOC133926973 isoform X1; the encoded protein is MRFFKGSKVEVLQEAEVPLGSWRPAEIVSGNGHGYLVRYHQSPVDSSVAVERVPRRLMRPCPPPSDDPVCWTVGSILEAFDSYSWKVAEVVRVLGKNHYLVRLLGSSLELRAHGSDLRLRMLWQEDKWIVTQKYSARCLDGSFRGRPKDGSFGYKLGNQQLHCAMDQNAFEGNMSRGMKRKLSAISTHPPQCSEITKRLLTPHRDGRRSKVVDRGSLRLAEKVDAVDSPCFMLGEKYMHASLNMKTNGNVKTNLSGINADASYKRGTRTSADLSDTESISSSVGSSSPNSSPHRSQYYNLAYQSGDICSRTDDAEASISERETSEYDNDGSRQETHLLELHAYRATMLALYTCGSISWEQEALLTNLRLTLNISTDEHLAELRNLVSQAVTSR
- the LOC133926973 gene encoding uncharacterized protein LOC133926973 isoform X4, whose translation is MRFFKGSKVEVLQEAEVPLGSWRPAEIVSGNGHGYLVRYHQSPVDSSVAVERVPRRLMRPCPPPSDDPVCWTVGSILEAFDSYSWKVAEVVRVLGKNHYLVRLLGSSLELRAHGSDLRLRMLWQEDKWIVTQKYSARCLDGSFRGRPKDGSFGYKLGNQQLHCAMDQNAFEGNMSRGMKRKLSAISTHPPQCSEITKRLLTPHRDGRRSKVVDRGSLRLAEKGRGWRLVKHPSIDKARSPHL
- the LOC133926973 gene encoding uncharacterized protein LOC133926973 isoform X3, which translates into the protein MRFFKGSKVEVLQEAEVPLGSWRPAEIVSGNGHGYLVRYHQSPVDSSVAVERVPRRLMRPCPPPSDDPVCWTVGSILEAFDSYSWKVAEVVRVLGKNHYLVRLLGSSLELRAHGSDLRLRMLWQEDKWIVTQKYSARCLDGSFRGRPKDGSFGYKLGNQQLHCAMDQNAFEGNMSRGMKRKLSAISTHPPQCSEITKRLLTPHRDGRRSKVVDRGSLRLAEKGRGWRLVKHPSIGSRWRSLPHGLQCDKCGNISIKLPLVPYLF